A part of Salvelinus alpinus chromosome 5, SLU_Salpinus.1, whole genome shotgun sequence genomic DNA contains:
- the LOC139576972 gene encoding LIM domain transcription factor LMO4-B, with protein MVNSQLGGGVASPPRSCAGCGGKIAERFLLFSMERYWHTRCLKCSCCNAQLGDIGNTCYSKGGMILCRSDYIRLFGHSGACSACGQSIPANEMVMRAQGNVYHLKCFICATCRNRLVPGDRFHYVNGTIFCEHDRPEAALLNSHLPPLQSNPVLPDQKVC; from the exons ATGGTGAACAGTCAGCTGGGTGGGGGTGTGGCGTCACCCCCCAGGTCATGTGCAGGATGCGGGGGGAAGATCGCAGAACGCTTCCTGCTCTTCTCCATGGAGCGCTACTGGCACACACGCTGCCTCAAGTGCTCCTGCTGCAACGCACAGCTAGGCGACATTGGCAACACCTGCTACAGTAAAGGAGGCATGATCCTGTGTAGGAGCGACTATATCAG GTTGTTCGGGCACAGTGGAGCATGCAGCGCCTGTGGCCAGTCGATCCCGGCCAATGAGATGGTTATGAGGGCACAGGGCAATGTGTACCATCTCAAG TGTTTCATCTGTGCCACctgtagaaacagactggtgccAGGCGACCGCTTCCACTATGTTAACGGCACCATCTTCTGTGAGCACGACCGGCCAGAGGCTGCACTGCTCAACAGCCACCTGCCCCCACTCCAGAGTAACCCTGTGCTGCCTGaccagaag GTGTGCTGA
- the LOC139576973 gene encoding CCN family member 1-like → MFSLVSLRRTVSTLFVLLSSAAVMVVSDCPTQCSCGPSQPSCPAGISWVTDACGCCKVCARQFNQDCSPSQPCDHIKGLHCHLGAGGDPERGLCRAEAQGRPCEFNGRVYQHGEDFQPSCQHQCSCMDGVVGCMPLCPQQVPLPDWRCSQPRLARPRGHCCEEWVCDDKNNISEDPEEPPQAALPDPQPLPNHINNQLQAQALAQPRYQASTGVTFRELVSLPRSQVLLSARCFPQTTDWTECSTTCGMGISSRVTNNNAECRLVRETRLCQVRQCDLQLTPAIKRLKKCQRTVRPQEPIRINFAGCSTTRRHRPHTCGSCADGRCCTPSLTRTVRLRFQCPDGEGFTRNVMWIQSCSCKKSCHNHSSPSRPSVSLHNDIHNFRH, encoded by the exons ATGTTTTCTCTGGTTAGTTTGAGACGGACCGTCTCCACACTGTTCGTTCTCCTCTCCAGTGCTGCTGTCATG gTGGTGAGTGACTGTCCTACCCAGTGCTCCTGTGGCCCCTCACAGCCATCGTGCCCAGCGGGCATTAGTTGGGTGACAGACGCCTGTGGCTGCTGTAAGGTGTGTGCCAGGCAGTTCAACCAGGACTGCAGCCCCAGCCAGCCCTGTGACCACATCAAGGGCCTGCACTGCCACCTGGGGGCTgggggagacccagagagaggccTGTGCCGAG CGGAGGCCCAGGGCCGGCCCTGTGAGTTCAACGGGCGTGTCTACCAGCATGGAGAGGACTTCCAGCCCAGCTGCCAGCACCAGTGCAGCTGCATGGACGGGGTGGTGGGCTGCATGCCACTCTGTCCCCAGCAGGTGCCCTTGCCCGACTGGCGCTGCTCCCAGCCAAGGCTGGCACGGCCCCGGGGCCACTGCTGTGAGGAGTGGGTCTGTGATGACAAAAACAACATCAGTGAGGACCCAGAGGAACCTCCACAGGCAGCCCTACCTGACCCACAACCCCTCCCAAACCACATCAACAACCAGCTCCAGGCCCAAGCCCTGGCCCAGCCACGCTATCAGGCCAGCACTGGAGTCACCTTTAGAG AGTTGGTGTCCCTCCCCAGGTCCCAGGTGTTGCTAAGCGCCAGATGCTTCCCTCAGACCACTGATTGGACGGAATGTTCCACCACGTGCGGGATGGGCATCTCAAGCCGGGTGACCAATAACAACGCAGAGTGTCGGCTGGTCAGAGAGACACGACTCTGTCAGGTCCGCCAATGTGACCTGCAGCTTACCCCAGCAATCAAG AGGTTAAAGAAGTGCCAGCGTACAGTGCGCCCCCAGGAGCCAATCAGGATCAACTTTGCTGGCTGCTCCACAACACGCCGCCATCGGCCTCACACCTGTGGCTCCTGTGCGGACGGGCGATGCTGCACCCCTTCACTGACCCGCACCGTCCGCCTGCGCTTCCAATGTCCCGACGGAGAGGGCTTCACACGCAACGTCATGTGGATCCAGAGCTGCAGCTGCAAGAAGAGCTGCCACAATCACAGTTCCCCCTCAAGGCCCTCTGTCAGCCTGCACAACGACATCCACAACTTCAGGCACTGA